In one window of Chryseobacterium phocaeense DNA:
- a CDS encoding class I SAM-dependent methyltransferase, which produces MGNNLISKEIQDYIHANLNTDLHTLLLKKSTFPEVSMQEIVQQIKGKQTAQKKFPFLLKEGIIFPPQLNLEQASSEKTALYKSQMFKGEKFIDLTSGFGIDAYYLSQNFNEVTLVEQNPQLLDIVKHNWAVLERDATFINQNLEDFLNDSQEHFDIIYLDPARRDQNKNKVFLLEDLSPDILQIKEKLLSRGDQVVVKLSPLIDIKYLVSVLPEIFRIEIIAVRNDVKEAVIFLSSEEKDEIMVNCVNLESEESAFLFRFGEEEKSQAAYSEPEKFIYIPNNSILKAGVFNLISERFGLKKLHPNTHIYTSDQKVDDFPGRVFEMEIIESKQIKKKDSFNIISKNYPLKPEEIKKKYGIKDGGKDYLIFTQSKKGKIILKSV; this is translated from the coding sequence GTGGGAAATAACTTAATCAGCAAAGAAATCCAGGACTACATCCATGCCAATCTAAACACAGATCTGCATACCCTTCTCCTGAAAAAATCAACATTTCCCGAAGTTTCCATGCAGGAAATCGTCCAGCAGATCAAAGGAAAGCAGACCGCGCAGAAAAAATTTCCCTTTCTTTTAAAGGAAGGAATTATTTTTCCGCCCCAGCTGAATCTGGAACAGGCATCCTCAGAGAAAACAGCTCTTTATAAATCGCAGATGTTCAAAGGTGAGAAATTCATTGATCTTACCAGTGGTTTCGGAATTGATGCCTATTACCTTTCCCAAAATTTTAATGAAGTTACTTTGGTGGAACAGAATCCGCAATTGTTGGATATTGTAAAGCATAACTGGGCTGTATTAGAGCGGGATGCAACTTTTATAAATCAAAACCTGGAAGATTTTCTGAATGACAGTCAGGAGCATTTTGACATTATTTATCTGGATCCGGCAAGAAGAGACCAGAACAAAAATAAAGTTTTTCTTCTGGAAGATCTTTCACCCGACATTCTTCAGATCAAAGAAAAGCTTCTGTCAAGAGGAGATCAGGTGGTGGTCAAGCTTTCTCCCTTGATCGATATAAAATATCTGGTCTCTGTGCTGCCGGAAATTTTCAGGATAGAAATTATCGCAGTAAGAAATGATGTAAAGGAGGCTGTTATTTTCCTGTCCAGTGAGGAAAAGGATGAAATTATGGTGAACTGTGTGAATCTCGAAAGTGAAGAATCTGCATTTTTATTCAGGTTTGGAGAAGAAGAAAAAAGCCAGGCAGCTTATTCCGAGCCGGAAAAATTCATATACATCCCGAACAACAGTATTTTAAAAGCAGGTGTTTTTAATCTGATCTCTGAAAGATTCGGACTTAAAAAGCTGCATCCCAATACCCATATCTATACTTCAGATCAAAAGGTTGATGATTTTCCCGGGAGAGTTTTTGAGATGGAAATTATTGAATCTAAGCAGATTAAAAAGAAAGACTCTTTCAATATCATTTCAAAAAATTATCCTCTGAAACCGGAAGAAATCAAAAAGAAATATGGGATAAAAGACGGCGGAAAAGACTACCTTATTTTTACACAATCCAAAAAAGGTAAAATTATTTTAAAATCAGTATAA
- a CDS encoding DinB family protein, with amino-acid sequence MIEKLIDLFEYTYHFNREMIKKISENISKVDEKTISLINHTLNAQQIWNARISGEETFEVWQINPFEALENINHQNFLKSTEIVQSQDLDTRIGYRNSRGDRFENSIFEMLFHAVNHSTYHRGQINTLLKQNGIKPILTDYIFYKR; translated from the coding sequence ATGATAGAAAAACTGATCGACCTATTTGAATACACCTATCATTTCAACAGAGAAATGATCAAAAAGATTTCAGAAAATATATCAAAAGTTGATGAAAAAACAATCAGTCTGATCAATCATACACTCAATGCCCAGCAAATCTGGAATGCAAGAATATCAGGAGAAGAGACCTTTGAAGTATGGCAGATCAATCCTTTCGAAGCGCTTGAAAACATCAACCACCAGAACTTTCTGAAAAGCACTGAAATAGTTCAAAGCCAGGATCTGGATACAAGAATTGGATACCGTAATTCAAGGGGAGACAGGTTTGAAAACAGTATTTTTGAAATGCTGTTCCATGCCGTTAACCATTCCACCTATCACCGTGGTCAGATCAATACGCTTCTTAAACAGAACGGTATCAAGCCGATATTGACGGACTATATTTTTTATAAAAGATAA
- a CDS encoding methylmalonyl-CoA mutase family protein, whose product MSNTDILPNWENLVKKQLKTEDIYAVLKKENLEGIEVKPFYSEIQKPVANLPKVEENTHLVARYHESLEEDVFAFILDQNVETLEQKTLFVNNKDLAGHISPKEEDQYFSLIDVFNENEGIIDDQLAKELLSKDFKRNICIDISLHQNAGAAIYQQLAIALAKTKELAEVYGPDILNKLIFRIAVGGNYFFEMAKLRAFKIVFNQLSKEYGCNETPYIFAETSLRNKAIADTENNLIRSTLELASAMIAGADAVFSNNYLVDRSTDNSEEISFKQQIVMAYESIINVFEDASNGSYYIEDITRQIAEKSWTLFVEIEEGGGYLELLKQGTIQKKIYDQAVQEQKWVEEGKIKLIGVNLYPKLEVKRSIEDLYNEKEIKPVRWAEMFE is encoded by the coding sequence ATGTCCAATACAGATATACTTCCAAACTGGGAAAACTTAGTAAAAAAACAACTTAAAACAGAAGATATTTACGCTGTCCTGAAGAAAGAAAACCTTGAAGGGATAGAAGTAAAACCTTTTTACAGTGAAATTCAGAAGCCCGTGGCCAACCTGCCAAAAGTGGAAGAAAATACTCATCTGGTAGCAAGATACCATGAAAGTCTGGAAGAAGATGTATTTGCATTTATTTTGGATCAGAATGTAGAAACGCTGGAGCAGAAGACTCTTTTTGTTAATAATAAAGACCTTGCCGGGCATATCAGTCCTAAGGAAGAGGACCAATATTTCTCGCTGATTGATGTTTTTAACGAAAATGAAGGCATTATTGATGATCAGCTTGCAAAGGAACTTTTATCCAAGGACTTCAAAAGAAATATTTGTATAGATATTTCACTTCACCAGAATGCCGGGGCCGCCATTTATCAGCAGCTGGCCATTGCACTGGCAAAAACCAAAGAACTTGCAGAAGTTTACGGACCTGATATTTTAAATAAACTGATTTTCAGGATTGCAGTCGGAGGGAATTATTTCTTTGAGATGGCAAAGCTGAGAGCATTTAAAATAGTTTTTAACCAGTTATCCAAAGAATATGGCTGCAATGAAACCCCATACATTTTTGCGGAAACATCATTAAGGAACAAAGCTATTGCAGACACCGAAAATAACCTGATCCGTTCTACATTAGAGCTCGCTTCTGCGATGATTGCCGGAGCAGATGCCGTTTTCAGCAACAATTACCTGGTTGACAGAAGCACGGACAATTCCGAAGAAATTTCCTTTAAACAACAAATCGTGATGGCATACGAAAGTATCATTAATGTATTTGAGGATGCGTCCAACGGAAGTTATTATATTGAAGACATTACCCGTCAGATCGCAGAAAAATCCTGGACGCTCTTTGTTGAGATTGAAGAGGGCGGTGGATATCTTGAGCTTTTAAAGCAGGGAACGATCCAGAAAAAAATCTATGATCAGGCTGTTCAGGAGCAAAAATGGGTGGAAGAAGGAAAAATAAAGCTGATAGGAGTAAATTTATACCCCAAATTAGAGGTTAAAAGATCAATTGAGGATCTCTACAACGAAAAAGAAATAAAACCCGTACGATGGGCTGAAATGTTTGAATAA
- a CDS encoding FtsB family cell division protein yields the protein MKENKLIKDIQPKSETFKLIQKYVLNKYTITICMFLVWMIFFDKTSFLVIHELNGEISRYEDQLEYYKKEYEKNDAFYKKLMNNKSEKEKYARENYFMKKPNEEIFILVVDSADAAKK from the coding sequence ATGAAAGAAAACAAACTTATTAAAGACATCCAGCCGAAGTCTGAAACATTCAAACTGATCCAGAAATATGTGCTGAACAAATATACCATTACCATCTGTATGTTTCTGGTATGGATGATTTTCTTTGATAAAACCTCTTTCCTTGTTATTCATGAACTGAACGGTGAGATCAGCCGATATGAAGACCAGCTGGAATATTATAAAAAAGAATATGAAAAGAACGATGCTTTTTATAAGAAGCTGATGAACAATAAGTCGGAAAAAGAAAAATACGCAAGGGAAAATTATTTTATGAAAAAACCAAATGAAGAAATCTTCATTCTGGTAGTAGACAGCGCTGATGCTGCTAAAAAATAA
- the udk gene encoding uridine kinase, translating into MLVIGIAGGTGSGKTTVVDKILQQLDIEGMNILSQDNYYHDNQNLTLTEREALNYDHPKSIDFDLMIKHVKALKNNEPIEQPVYSFVTHSRTGDHVTVEPKNVLVVEGILVLTNKELLKEFDLKVFVHADSDERLIRRIRRDTQERGRDLGEVLHRYQTTLKPMHQEFIEPSKNEADLIIPNMRQNSVAIDFLTTVIKNSLRKH; encoded by the coding sequence ATGCTTGTAATAGGAATTGCCGGAGGAACAGGATCCGGCAAAACTACAGTTGTTGACAAGATACTGCAGCAGCTTGATATTGAAGGAATGAATATCCTTTCTCAGGATAATTATTATCATGATAATCAGAATCTGACTCTTACCGAGAGAGAAGCTCTGAACTATGACCATCCAAAGTCCATAGATTTCGATTTGATGATCAAACATGTGAAAGCTTTAAAAAATAACGAGCCCATTGAACAGCCCGTTTACAGCTTTGTTACTCATTCCCGAACCGGCGACCATGTCACTGTAGAACCTAAAAATGTATTGGTAGTAGAAGGTATTCTGGTCCTTACGAACAAAGAACTGCTGAAGGAATTCGATTTGAAAGTATTTGTTCATGCTGATTCTGATGAAAGGCTGATCAGGAGGATCAGGAGAGATACACAGGAAAGAGGAAGAGACCTTGGTGAAGTGCTTCACAGGTACCAGACCACACTGAAACCAATGCATCAGGAATTTATAGAACCATCGAAGAATGAAGCAGATCTTATCATTCCGAATATGAGACAGAATTCCGTAGCGATTGATTTTTTAACTACTGTTATCAAAAATTCGTTGAGAAAACATTAA
- a CDS encoding T9SS type A sorting domain-containing protein, whose translation MKQKITSMLLCGILCFSALNAQTSSFETPARSWIKENTRTLGIPGFSTLKLSSVRKGNTGETLRFQQMIKDVPVFQSEILVHFNKEGKLSYTATESLKKNLKEVDTVPSISAADAFKKAIVASKGEGAITYQENKLFVYITDEGDTKLVYRAVINPYDNPGSWETIIDAKTGTVVSVKDIAVYHRGHEGDSDDHKKNKAPKTQKKNSFKASGSGYVFDPDPLSKTGSAYTGNFVDNNDATNASLDNARTLVTLSDIEFANNVYKLKNAYVEIANVSNPNSGLFTQATNQFLFNRSELGFEAVNVFWHVDKSLRYINETLGITCRPTTNGGAVLYDPHALNGADNSSYSTSGVLQFGQGGVDDAEDADVIIHELGHGIHHWLSGGVSNSDGLSEGCGDYWAQSYSRSLNQWASSAPEYNWMFNWDGHNQYWAGRITNYTVTYPGTGAIHTKGQIWASALMRIWNRIGKEKTDRAFLEGLDLTTSSTNQQNAAIAVRQAGIDMLGQFGFNCNDITAMTEEFTAAGYVLPEYNCALSTKEVKKENQASVYPNPATDAIFVVLKGDKEEKAEIHNMEGRKIMETTIGNGKNKIDISNLPSGNYILTVKGIDLSSKFIKK comes from the coding sequence ATGAAACAAAAAATTACTTCGATGCTTCTTTGCGGTATATTATGCTTTTCCGCATTAAATGCCCAGACATCATCTTTTGAAACCCCGGCCAGAAGCTGGATAAAAGAAAACACAAGAACTTTAGGAATTCCGGGATTCAGTACACTTAAACTTAGCTCAGTACGTAAAGGAAATACAGGCGAAACACTGCGTTTTCAGCAGATGATCAAAGATGTTCCTGTTTTTCAGTCTGAAATTTTAGTTCACTTCAATAAGGAAGGCAAATTAAGCTATACGGCGACGGAAAGTCTGAAAAAAAACCTGAAGGAAGTGGATACTGTTCCTTCTATATCTGCTGCTGATGCGTTCAAAAAGGCTATCGTGGCCAGTAAGGGAGAAGGAGCGATTACTTATCAGGAAAATAAACTGTTTGTTTATATAACGGATGAAGGTGATACCAAGCTGGTGTATAGAGCTGTAATTAATCCTTATGACAATCCTGGCAGCTGGGAAACGATTATTGATGCAAAGACAGGTACTGTAGTAAGCGTAAAGGATATTGCCGTATACCACCGCGGACATGAAGGCGACTCTGATGACCACAAAAAAAATAAAGCACCTAAAACACAGAAAAAAAACAGTTTTAAAGCTTCCGGCTCCGGCTATGTTTTTGATCCGGATCCGTTGTCGAAAACAGGATCTGCCTATACAGGTAATTTTGTAGATAATAATGACGCAACCAATGCCAGCCTTGATAATGCCAGAACTTTAGTGACTTTATCTGATATAGAGTTTGCCAATAATGTTTATAAATTAAAAAATGCTTACGTAGAAATTGCCAATGTAAGTAATCCTAATTCAGGATTATTCACTCAGGCTACCAACCAGTTTTTATTCAATAGAAGTGAATTGGGCTTTGAGGCGGTAAATGTATTCTGGCATGTAGATAAAAGTTTGAGATACATCAATGAAACATTGGGAATAACCTGCAGGCCGACAACGAATGGAGGGGCTGTTCTTTACGATCCTCACGCTTTAAATGGAGCCGATAATTCCAGTTATAGTACTTCCGGAGTGCTGCAGTTTGGCCAGGGAGGCGTAGATGACGCTGAAGATGCAGATGTTATTATACATGAACTGGGACACGGAATTCATCACTGGCTTTCCGGAGGAGTTTCCAATTCAGATGGATTAAGTGAAGGATGTGGTGATTATTGGGCGCAGTCCTACAGCAGAAGCTTAAATCAATGGGCTTCTTCAGCTCCTGAGTATAACTGGATGTTTAACTGGGACGGGCACAACCAATATTGGGCAGGCAGAATCACCAACTATACTGTTACGTATCCAGGAACGGGAGCAATCCATACAAAAGGACAAATCTGGGCTTCTGCACTGATGAGAATCTGGAACAGAATAGGAAAAGAGAAAACAGACAGAGCCTTTTTGGAAGGACTGGATTTAACAACCTCCAGCACAAACCAGCAGAATGCCGCTATTGCCGTAAGACAGGCTGGAATTGATATGTTAGGACAGTTTGGATTCAATTGTAATGATATTACGGCGATGACAGAGGAGTTTACCGCTGCCGGATATGTACTTCCGGAATACAACTGCGCCCTGAGCACAAAAGAAGTGAAGAAAGAAAACCAGGCTTCCGTATATCCGAACCCTGCTACTGACGCAATCTTTGTTGTATTAAAAGGAGATAAGGAAGAAAAAGCCGAAATCCATAACATGGAAGGTAGAAAAATAATGGAAACGACGATCGGAAACGGTAAAAATAAAATAGATATTTCGAACCTTCCGTCCGGAAATTATATCCTGACCGTAAAAGGAATTGATTTATCTTCAAAATTCATCAAGAAATAA
- a CDS encoding ATP-dependent Clp protease adaptor ClpS, which translates to MFFYNSIKDYEDPKRQYEEEVLVLDDTDEVYKLVLHNDDVHTFDYVIDCLIEICKHTLEQAEQCTMLVHYKGKCTVKTGALDLLKPMHEKLLSRELTSEIV; encoded by the coding sequence ATGTTTTTTTATAACAGCATAAAAGATTACGAAGATCCGAAACGGCAGTATGAAGAGGAAGTATTGGTTTTGGATGACACAGATGAAGTCTATAAGCTTGTTCTTCATAACGATGATGTTCACACGTTTGATTATGTGATCGATTGTCTGATCGAAATCTGCAAACATACACTGGAACAGGCAGAACAATGCACCATGCTGGTCCATTATAAAGGCAAATGCACGGTAAAAACAGGCGCTCTGGATTTGCTGAAGCCTATGCATGAAAAACTGCTTTCAAGAGAATTAACAAGCGAAATCGTATAA
- a CDS encoding hemolysin family protein — translation MDSDIVRLLLALFLVLLNGFFVAAEFSIVKVRYSQIQLKAAEGNSMAKQAEHIIKHLDEYLSATQLGITLASLALGWVGESALHHVVEGIFHSLNVDFTQATITTISVATSFVLITVMHIVFGELIPKSIAIRKSEATTMATAVPLRVFYTVFKPFIWLMNLMSNTFLRLVKIHPASEQEIHSTEELQLLVKQSADSGEIEEENYEIIKNAFDFTDHSAKQIMVPRQNITSIDFEEEINEIINKIMDSGYSRIPVYLDSIDNVIGVFYTKEIIREFVKRKGDLTHEDLKDLMRDAFFVVGSKKISDLLKIFQQKKQHLAIVIDEFGGTEGIITLEDILEELVGEIQDEEDDEDKLVDKIGDNIYWVQATQPLDEINEYLPKRLPLSEESEYNSLAGFILHALEDIPEENDEFDLENYHFKILKMNNKSVELVELVYEGPNVLNDLADKIGEV, via the coding sequence ATGGACTCGGACATAGTCAGGCTTTTGCTAGCCTTATTTCTTGTTTTATTAAATGGCTTTTTCGTAGCCGCAGAATTTTCAATTGTTAAAGTTCGTTACTCACAAATCCAGCTGAAAGCTGCAGAGGGTAACTCCATGGCCAAGCAGGCGGAACACATTATCAAACATCTTGATGAGTATCTATCTGCAACACAGCTTGGTATTACATTGGCATCCCTTGCATTGGGTTGGGTAGGTGAAAGTGCTTTGCACCACGTTGTTGAAGGTATTTTCCATTCTTTGAATGTAGATTTCACCCAGGCAACCATTACTACTATTTCAGTGGCGACAAGCTTTGTACTGATTACCGTAATGCACATTGTATTTGGAGAGCTTATCCCAAAATCTATAGCGATCAGAAAATCAGAAGCGACTACAATGGCTACGGCAGTTCCATTAAGAGTTTTTTACACGGTTTTCAAGCCGTTCATCTGGTTGATGAACCTGATGTCGAATACATTCTTAAGATTGGTAAAAATACATCCGGCTTCAGAGCAGGAAATTCACTCTACTGAAGAACTTCAGCTCCTGGTAAAACAGAGTGCCGATAGCGGAGAGATTGAAGAAGAGAATTATGAGATTATCAAGAATGCATTTGATTTTACAGATCATTCTGCCAAACAGATCATGGTTCCGAGACAGAATATCACCTCAATTGATTTTGAGGAAGAGATCAATGAAATTATCAACAAGATCATGGACAGCGGTTACTCCCGTATCCCGGTATATCTTGATTCCATAGATAACGTAATCGGGGTGTTCTATACCAAGGAAATTATAAGGGAATTCGTTAAAAGAAAAGGTGACCTTACCCATGAAGATCTGAAAGATCTGATGCGTGATGCTTTTTTCGTGGTGGGGAGTAAAAAAATCTCAGACCTTCTGAAGATATTCCAGCAGAAAAAACAGCACCTTGCCATCGTTATTGATGAATTTGGAGGAACTGAAGGTATTATTACCCTTGAAGATATCCTTGAGGAATTGGTAGGGGAAATACAGGATGAAGAAGATGACGAAGACAAGCTGGTAGATAAGATAGGCGATAATATTTATTGGGTTCAGGCTACGCAGCCATTGGATGAGATCAATGAATATCTGCCTAAAAGACTGCCGCTTTCAGAAGAAAGTGAATACAATTCACTGGCTGGATTTATTCTGCATGCCCTGGAAGATATTCCGGAAGAAAATGATGAATTTGATCTGGAAAATTACCATTTCAAGATTCTGAAAATGAACAATAAAAGCGTAGAGCTTGTAGAATTGGTTTATGAAGGCCCGAATGTTCTGAATGATCTGGCTGATAAAATTGGGGAAGTTTAA
- the atpG gene encoding ATP synthase F1 subunit gamma: MANLKEIRGRISSISSTMQITRAMKMVSAAKLKKAQDAIVMLRPYSEKLQELIQNVNSSSDPDQISVYAQKREVKRVLFIAVTSNRGLAGAFNSSIVKELNAQFQNNSQYEVEVLSIGKKAYDAVRKTRAVYANESSVFDNLNFDTVAHVSEGVMTSFREGKFDEVYLIYNKFVNAATQEVTTEQLLPISMPETTEPQVETDYIFEPNRAEILDNLIPKSIKTQVFKAILDSVASEHGARMTAMHKATDNAQALKNDLVIFYNKARQAAITNEILEIVSGAEALKNS, from the coding sequence ATGGCAAACTTAAAAGAAATACGAGGCAGAATTAGTTCAATTTCATCTACGATGCAGATTACACGTGCTATGAAAATGGTTTCCGCTGCGAAACTTAAAAAAGCACAGGATGCAATCGTAATGCTAAGACCTTATTCTGAAAAACTACAGGAGCTTATCCAGAATGTAAATTCCAGCTCTGATCCTGATCAGATTTCTGTTTATGCTCAAAAAAGAGAGGTAAAAAGAGTGCTTTTCATTGCTGTTACTTCAAACAGAGGTCTTGCGGGAGCTTTCAACTCGTCTATTGTAAAAGAGCTTAATGCCCAGTTTCAGAACAATTCTCAATATGAGGTAGAAGTTCTTTCAATTGGTAAGAAAGCTTATGACGCAGTAAGAAAAACACGTGCGGTTTACGCTAATGAAAGTTCTGTTTTTGATAATCTGAACTTCGATACTGTAGCTCACGTGAGTGAAGGGGTGATGACAAGTTTCAGAGAAGGTAAATTTGACGAAGTATATTTGATTTATAATAAATTCGTTAATGCAGCTACACAGGAAGTAACCACAGAGCAGCTTCTTCCGATTTCAATGCCGGAAACTACGGAGCCTCAGGTTGAAACAGATTATATTTTCGAACCGAACAGAGCTGAAATCTTAGATAATCTGATTCCTAAATCGATCAAAACTCAGGTTTTCAAAGCCATCCTGGATTCAGTGGCATCTGAGCACGGAGCGAGAATGACTGCAATGCACAAAGCAACAGACAACGCACAGGCTCTTAAAAATGACCTGGTGATCTTCTACAACAAAGCAAGACAGGCTGCTATTACAAACGAGATCCTGGAGATCGTTTCCGGAGCAGAAGCTTTGAAAAATTCATAA
- the atpA gene encoding F0F1 ATP synthase subunit alpha, producing MAEINPAEVSAILKQQLANFDTQSNVEEVGTVLTIGDGIARVYGLENVQYGELVKFSSDVEGIVLNLEEDNVGVALLGESKLVKEGDTVRRTNRISSIKVGEGMLGRVVDTLGNPIDGKGPITGDLYEMPLERKAPGVIFRQPVTEPLQTGIVAIDSMIPVGRGQRELIIGDRQTGKTTVAIDTIINQKEFFDAGKPVYCIYVAIGQKASTVAQIVKTLSDKGALAYTVIVAANASDPVPMQVYSAMAGASIGEFFRDTGRPALIVYDDLSKQAVAYRELSLLLRRPPGREAYPGDVFYLHSRLLERAAKVIADDQIASQMNDLPDSLKPIVKGGGSLTALPIIETQAGDVSAYIPTNVISITDGQIFLESDLFNSGVRPAINVGISVSRVGGNAQIKSMKKVSGTLKLDQAQYKELEAFAKFGSDLDASTLAVISKGERNVEILKQPVNSPLPVDSQVAMIYAGTENLLRNVPIRKVKEFQIEYIEFLRSKHPDTMAAIKAGKIDNDITNVLKQAANDLASKYN from the coding sequence ATGGCAGAAATAAATCCGGCAGAAGTATCTGCGATCTTAAAACAGCAATTGGCCAACTTCGACACTCAATCCAACGTTGAGGAAGTAGGTACAGTTTTAACCATCGGTGATGGTATTGCTCGTGTATACGGGTTAGAAAACGTACAATACGGAGAGTTGGTGAAATTTTCTAGTGATGTAGAAGGTATTGTACTAAACCTTGAAGAAGACAACGTAGGTGTTGCGCTACTTGGGGAAAGTAAATTAGTAAAAGAAGGAGACACAGTAAGAAGAACAAACAGAATCTCTTCTATCAAAGTAGGAGAAGGGATGTTGGGAAGAGTAGTAGATACTCTTGGTAACCCTATCGATGGTAAAGGTCCTATTACTGGGGATTTATACGAAATGCCATTGGAAAGAAAGGCTCCTGGAGTTATCTTCAGACAGCCGGTAACTGAGCCTTTACAAACAGGTATCGTAGCGATTGACTCTATGATCCCGGTAGGAAGAGGGCAAAGAGAGCTTATCATTGGTGACAGACAGACAGGTAAAACTACTGTTGCAATTGATACGATCATCAACCAGAAAGAATTCTTTGATGCAGGTAAGCCTGTATATTGTATATATGTTGCGATCGGTCAGAAAGCTTCTACCGTAGCACAAATCGTTAAAACCCTTTCTGATAAAGGAGCTTTAGCGTACACTGTAATCGTTGCGGCTAACGCATCAGATCCGGTTCCTATGCAGGTATATTCTGCAATGGCTGGAGCATCTATCGGGGAGTTCTTCAGAGACACCGGCAGACCTGCATTGATCGTTTATGATGATTTATCAAAACAGGCGGTGGCTTACCGTGAGCTTTCTCTTCTATTGAGAAGACCACCGGGCCGTGAAGCTTACCCTGGAGACGTTTTCTACCTTCACTCAAGATTATTGGAAAGAGCAGCAAAAGTAATTGCTGACGACCAGATTGCGAGCCAGATGAACGACTTACCAGACTCTCTAAAGCCAATCGTAAAAGGAGGAGGTTCATTAACTGCCCTTCCGATTATCGAAACTCAGGCTGGTGACGTTTCTGCGTATATTCCAACCAACGTAATCTCCATCACAGACGGACAGATCTTCCTGGAGTCTGACCTGTTCAACTCAGGGGTTCGTCCTGCGATCAACGTAGGGATCTCTGTATCAAGGGTAGGAGGTAACGCTCAGATCAAATCAATGAAAAAAGTATCTGGTACTCTTAAATTAGACCAGGCACAATATAAAGAATTGGAAGCGTTTGCTAAATTCGGTTCTGACCTTGATGCTTCTACTTTAGCAGTTATCTCTAAAGGGGAAAGAAACGTTGAGATCCTTAAGCAGCCGGTAAACTCTCCACTTCCGGTAGACAGCCAGGTAGCGATGATCTACGCAGGAACAGAGAACCTTTTAAGAAACGTTCCGATCAGAAAAGTAAAAGAATTCCAGATAGAATACATCGAGTTCCTAAGATCTAAGCACCCTGATACAATGGCGGCTATTAAAGCTGGTAAAATCGATAACGATATTACCAACGTTCTTAAGCAGGCAGCTAACGATTTAGCTTCAAAATATAACTAA
- the atpH gene encoding ATP synthase F1 subunit delta, translating into MLTSKVAKRYAQGLIDFTNESGQTAAVFSEMKDVVKIMSESKDLNKFFLTPYIDSKKKIEAANEIFKGFSVSSQNLIRLVIKHGRESQLKNIAQEFINKVEDINGVQRITLTTATQLSKENLDQILRSTNLVKEGSNFDLNLNVKPEILGGYILRVGDQQVDASVKTKLNQVKKDFQLN; encoded by the coding sequence ATGCTTACATCTAAAGTAGCTAAAAGATACGCACAGGGACTGATTGATTTCACCAATGAATCAGGTCAGACCGCTGCTGTATTTTCTGAAATGAAAGATGTAGTGAAGATCATGTCTGAATCTAAGGATTTGAACAAATTTTTCCTTACGCCTTACATTGATTCCAAAAAGAAAATAGAGGCAGCAAACGAAATTTTTAAAGGTTTTTCGGTTTCTTCACAGAACCTGATCAGATTAGTGATCAAACACGGCCGTGAAAGCCAGTTGAAAAATATCGCTCAGGAGTTTATCAATAAAGTAGAGGACATCAACGGGGTACAGAGAATTACTCTTACCACAGCGACTCAGCTTTCCAAAGAGAACCTTGATCAGATCTTAAGATCTACCAATCTTGTAAAAGAAGGTTCAAACTTTGACCTGAACTTAAATGTGAAGCCTGAAATTTTAGGAGGTTACATTTTAAGAGTAGGTGATCAGCAGGTAGATGCGTCTGTAAAGACCAAATTGAACCAAGTTAAAAAAGATTTTCAGTTAAATTAA